A genomic region of Friedmanniella luteola contains the following coding sequences:
- a CDS encoding DUF222 domain-containing protein — protein sequence MVAPVRPALAAAVWAGEVSAEKAAMITRALVAVDRPGFGPADVDAGEKLLTDDAEVFGPEDLRRLIQRVVDVIDPDGSWPDEELQHDRRWFPMSPTWSTTASASPRTSTDRTGPPVHPGCRGRCPDPEPRDEPGSPERAG from the coding sequence GTGGTGGCGCCGGTCCGGCCCGCGCTGGCCGCTGCGGTCTGGGCGGGTGAGGTGTCGGCGGAGAAAGCCGCCATGATCACCCGGGCGCTGGTCGCCGTGGACCGGCCGGGGTTCGGCCCGGCCGACGTCGACGCCGGGGAGAAGCTGCTCACTGACGACGCCGAGGTGTTCGGGCCGGAGGACCTGCGGCGGCTCATCCAACGGGTGGTGGACGTCATCGACCCCGACGGGTCATGGCCGGACGAGGAGCTGCAGCACGACCGACGCTGGTTCCCGATGTCCCCGACATGGTCAACCACCGCATCCGCCTCGCCCAGGACGAGCACCGACCGCACGGGTCCGCCGGTCCACCCCGGGTGCCGCGGCCGGTGCCCGGACCCGGAGCCCCGAGACGAGCCCGGGTCGCCCGAGCGCGCTGGGTAG
- a CDS encoding YhjD/YihY/BrkB family envelope integrity protein, whose product MPALTEPTSPSTAGTPALPSGVPHLLRAVERYISRLGAQFAGAITYFSVLAVIPILMFAFSAAGLVLTVTRPELLLPLADAIADTLGTADPATRQQILDLVRSALSNWRSIGILGLVSAVYSGAGWMGNLKNAVRAQWRPEFDVQAEGGNVLLLTLKIYVVNLLQLLALLLAMAITFGLAALSTTFAGTLLSSLGLAEIGWLNPLLRLVPVVFSIAAGSVLFLFLYTVLPETRAPRRTVRRAALIGSVGLAVLQYLSTFLVSLFSGNRAFAVFGSVIALMLFLNLFAQLILFMAAWIATADHPAAPPARVEAEVVRFPLVAPEPAEPAEVLAGRRTGWLLGAAAGAGLGAAVTWWLARRR is encoded by the coding sequence GTGCCCGCGCTGACAGAGCCGACCTCGCCCTCGACCGCCGGCACCCCGGCACTGCCCTCGGGCGTGCCGCACCTGCTGCGCGCTGTCGAGCGCTACATCAGCCGGCTGGGCGCCCAGTTCGCCGGCGCCATCACCTACTTCTCGGTGCTGGCCGTGATCCCGATCCTGATGTTCGCGTTCTCGGCGGCCGGGCTGGTGCTGACCGTCACCCGGCCCGAGCTGCTGCTGCCGCTCGCCGACGCCATCGCGGACACCCTCGGGACCGCGGACCCGGCCACCCGGCAGCAGATCCTCGACCTGGTCCGCAGCGCCCTCAGCAACTGGCGCAGCATCGGCATCCTGGGGCTGGTGTCGGCGGTCTACTCCGGCGCCGGCTGGATGGGCAACCTGAAGAACGCCGTCCGGGCCCAGTGGCGGCCCGAGTTCGACGTGCAGGCCGAGGGCGGCAACGTGCTGCTGCTGACCCTCAAGATCTACGTGGTCAACCTGCTCCAGCTGCTGGCGCTGCTGCTGGCGATGGCGATCACCTTCGGCCTGGCCGCGCTGTCCACGACGTTCGCGGGCACCCTGCTGAGCTCGCTGGGGCTGGCGGAGATCGGCTGGCTCAACCCGCTGCTCCGGCTGGTGCCCGTGGTGTTCTCGATCGCCGCCGGCTCCGTGCTGTTCCTGTTCCTCTACACCGTGCTGCCGGAGACGCGGGCGCCGCGCCGGACGGTCCGCCGCGCCGCGCTGATCGGGTCCGTCGGGCTGGCCGTGCTGCAGTACCTGAGCACCTTCCTGGTCAGCCTGTTCTCGGGCAACCGGGCCTTCGCCGTGTTCGGCTCGGTGATCGCGCTGATGCTGTTCCTCAACCTGTTCGCGCAGCTGATCTTGTTCATGGCCGCCTGGATCGCGACCGCCGACCACCCGGCAGCGCCGCCGGCGCGCGTCGAGGCTGAGGTCGTGCGCTTCCCGCTCGTGGCGCCCGAGCCCGCCGAGCCCGCCGAGGTCCTCGCCGGGCGTCGGACCGGCTGGCTGCTGGGGGCCGCGGCGGGGGCCGGGCTCGGGGCCGCGGTCACCTGGTGGCTCGCGCGGCGGCGCTGA
- a CDS encoding pyrophosphate--fructose-6-phosphate 1-phosphotransferase: MVTKVALLTAGGFAPCLSSAVGGLIERYSAVAPDVEIIAYRYGYQGLLQGDSIAITPEIRAKAGLLHRFGGSPIGNSRVKLTNAADLVKRGLVAEGVDPLQAAADRLTADGVDVLHTIGGDDTNTTAADLAAFLAKNDYALTVVGLPKTIDNDVIPIRQSLGAWTAAEQGARFAQNVVGEHNSGSRMLIVHEVMGRHCGWLTAATARAYRDWLDSQEWLPEIGLSRDAWDVHGVYVPEAAFDLEGEAARLKEVMDTVGSVTLFVSEGAGLDTIVAELERSGEEVARDPFGHVKIDKINPGAWFASKFAEKLGADKVLVQKSGYFARSAAPNEADLALIRSMTDLAVDSALRGEPGVIGHDEEQGDELRAIEFERIKGGKPFDITLDWYGELLAGLGQPAPQPAAAH; this comes from the coding sequence ATGGTCACCAAGGTCGCCCTGCTCACCGCCGGCGGATTCGCTCCCTGCCTCTCCTCCGCCGTCGGCGGGCTGATCGAGCGCTACAGCGCCGTCGCCCCGGACGTCGAGATCATCGCCTACCGCTACGGCTACCAGGGCCTGCTGCAGGGCGACTCGATCGCGATCACCCCGGAGATCCGCGCGAAGGCGGGCCTGCTGCACCGCTTCGGCGGCTCCCCCATCGGCAACTCCCGCGTCAAGCTCACCAACGCCGCCGACCTGGTCAAGCGGGGCCTGGTCGCCGAGGGCGTCGACCCGCTGCAGGCCGCCGCCGACCGGCTCACCGCCGACGGCGTCGACGTGCTGCACACCATCGGCGGGGACGACACGAACACCACCGCCGCCGACCTGGCCGCCTTCCTCGCCAAGAACGACTACGCACTGACCGTCGTCGGGCTGCCCAAGACGATCGACAACGACGTGATCCCGATCCGCCAGTCGCTGGGGGCCTGGACCGCCGCGGAGCAGGGTGCCCGGTTCGCCCAGAACGTCGTGGGCGAGCACAACTCGGGCTCGCGGATGCTGATCGTGCACGAGGTCATGGGCCGGCACTGCGGCTGGCTGACCGCCGCCACGGCGCGGGCCTACCGCGACTGGCTGGACAGCCAGGAGTGGCTGCCGGAGATCGGGCTGAGCCGCGACGCCTGGGACGTGCACGGCGTCTACGTCCCGGAGGCCGCCTTCGACCTGGAGGGCGAGGCGGCCCGTCTCAAGGAGGTCATGGACACCGTCGGGTCGGTGACGCTGTTCGTCTCCGAGGGCGCGGGCCTGGACACCATCGTCGCCGAGCTGGAGCGCTCGGGCGAGGAGGTGGCCCGCGACCCGTTCGGCCACGTGAAGATCGACAAGATCAACCCCGGGGCCTGGTTCGCCTCCAAGTTCGCCGAGAAGCTGGGCGCGGACAAGGTGCTGGTGCAGAAGTCGGGCTACTTCGCCCGCTCCGCCGCCCCCAACGAGGCCGACCTCGCGCTGATCCGCTCGATGACCGACCTCGCCGTCGACTCCGCCCTCCGCGGTGAGCCCGGCGTGATCGGCCACGACGAGGAGCAGGGCGACGAGCTCCGCGCCATCGAGTTCGAGCGGATCAAGGGCGGCAAGCCGTTCGACATCACGCTCGACTGGTACGGCGAGCTGCTGGCCGGCCTCGGTCAGCCGGCCCCCCAGCCCGCCGCCGCGCACTGA
- a CDS encoding L-threonylcarbamoyladenylate synthase: MARYFDVHPVNPQARTIGKVVDLLRGDGLIAYPTDSCFALGAQLGNRDGLDRIRSIRHLDDSHHFTLVCADFAQLGQFVHLDNNVFRAVKAATPGQYTFILPATKEVPRRMLHPKKRTVGVRIPEHTTALALVHALGEPLVSSTLLLPGQEAPMTQGWEIKDTLDHVLDAVVDSGECGETPTTVVDFSDGTAVITRVGAGDPERFASLAA; this comes from the coding sequence ATGGCCCGCTACTTCGACGTCCACCCCGTGAACCCGCAGGCCCGGACGATCGGCAAGGTGGTCGACCTGCTGCGCGGCGACGGCCTGATCGCCTACCCGACCGACTCCTGCTTCGCCCTGGGCGCCCAGCTGGGCAACAGGGACGGGCTCGACCGCATCCGCAGCATCCGCCACCTCGACGACTCCCACCACTTCACCCTGGTCTGCGCCGACTTCGCCCAGCTGGGCCAGTTCGTGCACCTCGACAACAACGTCTTCCGGGCGGTCAAGGCGGCGACGCCGGGCCAGTACACCTTCATCCTGCCGGCCACCAAGGAGGTGCCGCGCCGGATGCTGCACCCCAAGAAGCGGACGGTGGGGGTGCGCATCCCCGAGCACACGACGGCGTTGGCCCTGGTGCACGCGCTGGGCGAGCCGCTGGTGTCCAGCACGCTGCTGCTGCCCGGCCAGGAGGCGCCGATGACGCAGGGCTGGGAGATCAAGGACACCCTCGACCACGTCCTCGACGCCGTCGTCGACTCCGGGGAGTGCGGCGAGACCCCGACGACCGTCGTCGACTTCTCCGACGGCACCGCGGTCATCACCCGGGTGGGCGCCGGCGACCCGGAGCGGTTCGCGAGCCTGGCGGCCTGA
- a CDS encoding ankyrin repeat domain-containing protein: MPTPSLPDRPHLDQLRRRARELQRGATGGDPDAVALLRRHLGAVPEGPVPLHLAQLALARALGFAGWPRLVSQVRVVQAASRDPLDTPRAPGSPLTELLRAAVLRFGPDDGPASWAHAASVLAAHPGLPAADVHAAAVTADVDALREHLRRDRRAASAEGGPFRWPPLLHLAFSRLGLAGVPGQPVAALELLLAAGADPDAGYCWQGLTPPFTALAGVLGGGEGGQPPHPAADALAARLLGAGADPNDGQALYNRMFGAADDHLDLLLRHGLGRGDGGPWRRRLPDLTDAPADLLATQLAWAVVHGRAERIRLLAAHGVDLDRPLAGRLPVAPGRTALQLARRSGRPEVVVLLTALGAHADDDPEGELVLALLSGDAEGVERLGAAHPDALPVLRSTMPSLVLRAAVADRFDGVRLLVELGFGVDALGRQDLPVEQPWETALHHAAGEGKEDLVRLLLALGADPGARDRRFDATPLEWARHLGRGGTAALLGPVTPGAPRSAAGG, from the coding sequence GTGCCGACCCCGAGCCTGCCCGACCGTCCCCACCTCGACCAGCTCCGGCGCCGCGCGCGCGAGCTCCAGCGGGGCGCGACGGGCGGTGACCCCGACGCCGTGGCGCTGCTCCGCCGGCACCTCGGCGCCGTGCCGGAGGGTCCGGTGCCGCTGCACCTCGCGCAGCTCGCGCTGGCCCGCGCCCTCGGGTTCGCCGGCTGGCCGCGGCTCGTCAGCCAGGTGCGGGTCGTGCAGGCCGCCAGCCGGGACCCGCTGGACACCCCGCGGGCGCCCGGCAGCCCGCTCACCGAGCTGCTCCGCGCGGCCGTCCTCCGGTTCGGCCCGGACGACGGACCCGCCTCCTGGGCGCACGCGGCCTCCGTGCTGGCCGCCCACCCCGGGCTGCCGGCAGCCGACGTGCACGCCGCCGCCGTCACCGCCGACGTCGACGCCCTGCGGGAGCACCTGCGCCGGGACCGCCGCGCCGCCTCGGCCGAGGGCGGGCCGTTCCGCTGGCCGCCGCTCCTCCACCTGGCGTTCAGCCGCCTCGGCCTGGCCGGCGTGCCCGGACAGCCCGTCGCGGCGCTGGAGCTGCTGCTGGCGGCGGGCGCCGACCCCGACGCCGGCTACTGCTGGCAGGGCCTCACCCCGCCGTTCACCGCCCTGGCCGGGGTGCTGGGCGGCGGGGAGGGCGGCCAGCCGCCGCACCCCGCCGCGGACGCGCTGGCGGCGCGGCTGCTGGGCGCCGGGGCGGACCCCAACGACGGCCAGGCCCTCTACAACCGGATGTTCGGCGCGGCCGACGACCACCTGGACCTGCTGCTGCGGCACGGGCTGGGACGCGGGGACGGCGGGCCGTGGCGTCGGCGGCTCCCCGACCTGACGGACGCGCCGGCCGACCTGCTGGCCACCCAGCTGGCCTGGGCCGTGGTGCACGGCCGGGCCGAGCGGATCCGGCTGCTGGCCGCGCACGGCGTCGACCTGGACCGGCCGCTGGCCGGCCGGTTGCCCGTGGCGCCCGGCCGGACGGCGCTGCAGCTGGCCCGCCGGAGCGGACGGCCGGAGGTCGTGGTGCTGCTCACCGCGCTCGGGGCCCACGCCGACGACGACCCCGAGGGTGAGCTGGTCCTCGCCCTGCTGAGCGGGGACGCGGAGGGCGTCGAGCGGCTCGGGGCCGCGCACCCCGACGCGCTGCCCGTGCTGCGGTCGACGATGCCGTCCCTGGTGCTCCGCGCGGCGGTGGCCGACCGCTTCGACGGCGTCCGGCTGCTCGTCGAGCTCGGGTTCGGCGTCGACGCCCTCGGCCGTCAGGACCTGCCGGTGGAGCAGCCCTGGGAGACCGCGCTGCACCACGCCGCGGGGGAGGGCAAGGAGGACCTCGTCCGGCTGCTGCTGGCCCTCGGCGCCGACCCGGGAGCTCGCGACCGGCGCTTCGACGCCACCCCGCTGGAGTGGGCCCGCCACCTCGGCCGCGGCGGCACGGCCGCCCTGCTGGGCCCGGTCACCCCCGGCGCGCCGAGGTCGGCGGCCGGGGGCTGA
- a CDS encoding DUF2945 domain-containing protein — MALSKGDKVHWNTSQGQTTGTTVEKKTREFTLDGQKFKASEDEPYWVVESEKSGSKAAHKESSLRKA, encoded by the coding sequence ATGGCACTCAGCAAAGGCGACAAGGTCCACTGGAACACCTCCCAGGGCCAGACGACCGGCACGACGGTGGAGAAGAAGACCCGGGAGTTCACCCTCGACGGGCAGAAGTTCAAGGCGTCCGAGGACGAGCCCTACTGGGTCGTGGAGTCGGAGAAGTCGGGCTCGAAGGCCGCCCACAAGGAGTCCTCGCTCCGCAAGGCCTGA
- a CDS encoding DUF2630 family protein, which produces MDDAEILDRIHQIVDTERELRAHLAEDPDDATETRSRIRKLEESLDQCWDLLRQRRAREEFGEDPAAAAARPVPEVESYLQ; this is translated from the coding sequence ATGGACGACGCCGAGATCCTGGACCGCATCCACCAGATCGTCGACACCGAGCGGGAGCTGCGGGCCCACCTCGCCGAGGACCCCGACGACGCCACCGAGACCCGGTCCCGGATCCGGAAGCTCGAGGAGTCGCTCGACCAGTGCTGGGACCTGCTGCGGCAGCGTCGGGCCCGGGAGGAGTTCGGCGAGGACCCGGCCGCCGCCGCCGCCCGCCCGGTTCCCGAGGTCGAGAGCTACCTGCAGTAG
- a CDS encoding CDP-glycerol glycerophosphotransferase family protein produces the protein MKVVYDAFEGRYSDNPRALYEQMRYRDPGDRHTWLCDPRFADGFPAGVDTVRYGSRAARAALEEADLVVANSHLDFDWDKKPGAVYLQTWHGTPLKRIHHDVLWAPEGVLPRLDLDVARWDYLLSPNAISTPRLRDAFDFRGEVLEVGYPRNDVLVGPQAPAVRARVRAALGIPEHVTAVLYTPTWRDDEFFAGGDVELALDVPAFLRDLPDDVWLLPRLHYKMTGRAAPTADERVVDVSRYPDVHELYLAADVMVTDYSSTMFDFAITGKPLLFFAYDLESYRDTLRGFYFDLEPLAPGPVLRTSEQVLAALRDLDAVRAEHGGRYAEFQRLFAHLDDGHAGERLGWLFRQDDRASLVAVD, from the coding sequence ATGAAAGTGGTCTACGACGCATTCGAGGGGCGCTACAGCGACAACCCGCGAGCCCTCTACGAGCAGATGCGGTACCGGGACCCCGGCGACCGCCACACCTGGCTGTGCGACCCGCGCTTCGCCGACGGCTTCCCCGCCGGCGTGGACACGGTCCGCTACGGCAGCCGCGCGGCCCGCGCCGCGCTGGAGGAGGCCGACCTCGTCGTCGCCAACAGCCACCTCGACTTCGACTGGGACAAGAAGCCGGGCGCGGTCTACCTGCAGACCTGGCACGGCACCCCGCTGAAGCGCATCCACCACGACGTGCTCTGGGCGCCCGAGGGCGTGCTGCCCCGGCTCGACCTCGACGTGGCGCGCTGGGACTACCTGCTCTCGCCCAACGCCATCTCGACGCCCCGGCTGCGGGACGCGTTCGACTTCCGGGGCGAGGTGCTCGAGGTCGGCTACCCGCGCAACGACGTCCTCGTCGGCCCGCAGGCGCCCGCCGTCCGGGCCCGCGTCCGCGCCGCCCTGGGCATCCCGGAGCACGTCACCGCCGTGCTCTACACCCCGACCTGGCGCGACGACGAGTTCTTCGCCGGCGGCGACGTCGAGCTGGCCCTCGACGTCCCGGCCTTCCTGCGCGACCTGCCCGACGACGTCTGGCTGCTGCCGCGCCTGCACTACAAGATGACCGGCCGGGCCGCGCCGACGGCGGACGAGCGGGTGGTCGACGTCTCCCGCTACCCCGACGTGCACGAGCTCTACCTGGCGGCCGACGTCATGGTCACCGACTACTCCTCGACCATGTTCGACTTCGCCATCACGGGCAAGCCGCTGCTCTTCTTCGCCTACGACCTGGAGAGCTACCGCGACACGCTGCGCGGCTTCTACTTCGACCTCGAACCGCTGGCCCCCGGGCCGGTGCTGCGGACGTCGGAGCAGGTGCTGGCCGCGCTGCGCGACCTCGACGCGGTGCGGGCCGAGCACGGCGGGCGGTACGCCGAGTTCCAACGGCTCTTCGCCCACCTGGACGACGGGCACGCCGGCGAGCGGCTGGGGTGGCTGTTCCGCCAGGACGACCGGGCGTCCCTGGTCGCGGTCGACTGA
- a CDS encoding HAD family hydrolase: MPLPELDLSTVRTLLCDADGTLFASEEPAFEASVTVTNTWLERRGARQRFTAEELRLAANGKSFRLSLTELAAAHGVDVGSPAFARDLDAWVAEENEVVTRHLAAVLRPDDDVGGPLRALQARLELALVSSSALSRIDASLESSGLAGLFPADRRFSAQDSLPVPTSKPDPAVYLLAVEQLGLAPGEALAVEDAVPGAQSAVAAGLTTVGMLCFVPPAERAQRVLELQRVGVHALIDTWAELADLLQRSRPAQPPTPDRKDGART; encoded by the coding sequence ATGCCGCTCCCCGAGCTGGACCTCAGCACGGTCCGCACCCTGCTCTGCGACGCCGACGGGACGCTGTTCGCCTCCGAGGAGCCGGCCTTCGAGGCCTCGGTGACGGTCACCAACACCTGGCTGGAGCGCAGAGGCGCACGGCAGCGGTTCACCGCCGAGGAGCTGCGGCTCGCGGCCAACGGCAAGAGCTTCCGGTTGAGCCTCACCGAGCTGGCCGCCGCCCACGGCGTCGACGTCGGGTCACCGGCGTTCGCCCGCGACCTCGACGCCTGGGTCGCCGAGGAGAACGAGGTCGTCACCCGTCACCTCGCCGCCGTCCTGCGGCCCGACGACGACGTCGGCGGACCGCTGCGGGCGCTGCAGGCCCGGCTCGAGCTGGCCCTGGTGAGCTCCAGCGCGCTCAGCCGGATCGACGCCAGCCTGGAGAGCTCCGGGCTGGCCGGGCTGTTCCCCGCCGACCGGCGGTTCAGCGCGCAGGACTCGCTCCCCGTCCCCACCAGCAAGCCCGACCCCGCCGTCTACCTGCTGGCCGTGGAGCAGCTGGGCCTGGCGCCCGGCGAGGCCCTGGCCGTCGAGGACGCCGTGCCGGGAGCGCAGTCGGCCGTGGCCGCCGGCCTCACCACCGTGGGCATGCTCTGCTTCGTCCCGCCCGCCGAGCGCGCCCAGCGCGTCCTCGAGCTGCAGCGGGTCGGGGTGCACGCCCTGATCGACACCTGGGCCGAGCTGGCTGACCTCCTCCAGCGCAGCCGGCCGGCCCAGCCCCCCACCCCGGACCGGAAGGACGGTGCACGCACATGA
- a CDS encoding mannitol dehydrogenase family protein: MAERRPDLSRVVVPLPAGGPRIPEQRPSRSWALRDRNLPRLAARVEVPGYRRDQLRTGVVHLGVGSFHRAHQGVYFDDLARLGLTRWGVTGVGLRSTAMQEALPPQDLLYTVLEQGADGTRARVVGALRRYHHAPQDPEAVLAALARRRTALVTLTLTGDGYPVDPATGGVVAPELQHDLDHPEDPRTAFGFLVAALDRRRQQDGPGLTVLSCDNRADAAAASRAAVRVLAERRDPGLARWVEQHVTFPDAMVDRITPATGDGHRRLLAEEFGLRDRWPVVTEPFTQWVVEDAFAGHRPPLDQVGVQFVTDVGPHKRAKTRLLNGTHCALGLLGVLAGYDDTGEAMADPLLRAYVAALMADEVAPLLPPVPGLDLARYQQTLLTRFANPVLVDPLTRLAGRASTKVPAYLLPSLREAADRGRPHALLTLAVAGWLHGLRQPGGLGLTDGRGVQLQRLAAGGGDDPRPVLGAVDVFGDLGHRADVVGTLRRQLTTLGAQGWRAALAQALALTT, translated from the coding sequence GTGGCCGAGCGCCGCCCTGACCTCTCCCGCGTCGTCGTCCCCCTGCCCGCCGGCGGTCCCCGGATCCCGGAGCAGCGACCGAGCCGGTCCTGGGCGCTGCGCGACCGCAACCTCCCCCGTCTGGCCGCGCGGGTGGAGGTCCCCGGCTACCGCCGCGACCAGCTGCGCACCGGCGTCGTGCACCTCGGCGTCGGCAGCTTCCACCGTGCCCACCAGGGCGTCTACTTCGACGACCTGGCCCGGCTGGGGCTCACCCGCTGGGGCGTCACCGGGGTCGGACTGCGCAGCACGGCGATGCAGGAGGCGCTGCCGCCGCAGGACCTGCTGTACACGGTGCTCGAGCAGGGCGCGGACGGCACCCGCGCCCGCGTGGTCGGCGCGCTGCGGCGCTACCACCACGCCCCCCAGGACCCGGAGGCGGTGCTGGCGGCGCTGGCCCGCCGCCGGACGGCGCTGGTCACCCTGACCCTCACCGGCGACGGCTACCCCGTCGACCCGGCCACCGGCGGCGTCGTCGCCCCCGAGCTGCAGCACGACCTCGACCACCCCGAGGACCCTCGCACCGCCTTCGGCTTCCTCGTCGCGGCGCTCGACCGGCGCCGGCAGCAGGACGGCCCGGGACTGACCGTGCTCTCCTGCGACAACCGGGCCGACGCCGCCGCGGCGAGCCGGGCGGCCGTGCGGGTGCTGGCCGAGCGCCGCGACCCGGGTCTGGCGCGCTGGGTCGAACAGCACGTCACGTTCCCCGACGCCATGGTAGACCGGATCACCCCGGCCACCGGCGACGGCCACCGGCGGCTGCTGGCCGAGGAGTTCGGACTGCGGGACCGCTGGCCGGTCGTCACGGAGCCGTTCACCCAGTGGGTGGTGGAGGACGCCTTCGCCGGACACCGGCCGCCGCTGGACCAGGTCGGGGTCCAGTTCGTCACCGACGTCGGGCCCCACAAGCGCGCCAAGACCCGGCTGCTCAACGGCACCCACTGCGCCCTCGGCCTCCTCGGGGTGCTGGCCGGGTACGACGACACCGGCGAGGCCATGGCCGACCCGCTGCTGCGGGCCTACGTCGCCGCGCTGATGGCCGACGAGGTCGCCCCGCTGCTGCCGCCGGTCCCCGGTCTGGACCTGGCCCGCTACCAGCAGACCCTGCTCACCCGCTTCGCGAACCCCGTGCTGGTCGACCCGTTGACCCGGCTGGCCGGGCGGGCCTCGACGAAGGTGCCCGCCTACCTGCTGCCCTCGCTGCGCGAGGCCGCCGACCGCGGCCGGCCGCACGCGCTGCTCACGCTCGCCGTCGCCGGCTGGCTGCACGGCCTGCGCCAGCCGGGCGGCCTCGGGCTGACCGACGGCCGCGGGGTGCAGCTGCAACGGCTCGCAGCCGGTGGCGGGGACGACCCACGGCCGGTGCTCGGGGCGGTCGACGTCTTCGGTGACCTCGGTCACCGCGCTGACGTCGTAGGGACGCTCCGACGACAGCTCACGACCCTCGGGGCGCAGGGCTGGCGCGCTGCTCTCGCGCAGGCCCTCGCCCTGACCACGTAG
- a CDS encoding deoxyribodipyrimidine photo-lyase has product MATSTKRLPDPPADVYPGIQAERVQLLNDDAVRDDGRHVLYWMQQAQRAELNHALEYAVRRANDLGLPLLVAFGLMDGYPEANLRHYHFMVHGLADVADALRRRHVPFVVQRGAPDEVALRLAADAALVVCDRGYLRPQRAWRERVAAEAGCSVVQVESDVVVPVELASDKKETAARTLRPKITRHLERFLVALPQARLVDTTVPDVEGEDLDDPDALLDRLALDRSVAPVLLFEGGTSAGERVLADFLASRFAEYAAHRNQPQTDHVSHMSKYLHFGQLSPVYIALQVREHADRVDENVETYLEELIVRRELPMNFVYYEPRYDSYEQLPGWARQTLAEHARDRRDPQYTAQQLEDGQTDDPYWNAAMDEMRYAGYLHNYMRMYWGKKILEWSATPEEAYATTLRLNNTYFVDGRDANSYANVAWVFGQHDRGWTERTVFGKTRYMNAAGLERKADPQAFVEKVARTVAAAQQAGSRS; this is encoded by the coding sequence ATGGCGACCTCGACGAAGCGGCTCCCCGACCCGCCGGCCGACGTGTACCCGGGCATCCAGGCCGAACGCGTCCAGCTGCTCAACGACGACGCGGTCCGCGACGACGGGCGCCACGTCCTCTACTGGATGCAGCAGGCGCAGCGCGCCGAGCTCAACCACGCGCTGGAGTACGCCGTCCGGCGCGCCAACGACCTGGGGCTGCCGCTGCTGGTCGCCTTCGGGCTGATGGACGGCTACCCCGAGGCCAACCTGCGGCACTACCACTTCATGGTGCACGGCCTGGCCGACGTCGCGGACGCCCTGCGCCGCCGGCACGTCCCGTTCGTGGTGCAGCGCGGCGCCCCCGACGAGGTGGCGCTGCGGCTGGCCGCCGACGCCGCGCTGGTTGTCTGCGACCGCGGCTACCTGCGGCCCCAGCGGGCCTGGCGCGAGCGGGTCGCCGCCGAGGCCGGGTGCTCGGTGGTGCAGGTGGAGAGCGACGTCGTCGTCCCGGTCGAGCTGGCCTCGGACAAGAAGGAGACCGCGGCCCGGACGCTGCGACCCAAGATCACCCGCCACCTCGAGCGCTTCCTCGTCGCCCTCCCGCAGGCGCGGCTGGTCGACACGACCGTGCCGGACGTCGAGGGCGAGGACCTCGATGACCCGGACGCGCTGCTCGACCGGCTGGCGCTGGACCGCAGCGTCGCCCCGGTGCTGCTCTTCGAGGGCGGCACCAGCGCCGGGGAGCGGGTGCTCGCCGACTTCCTCGCGTCGAGGTTCGCCGAGTACGCCGCCCACCGGAACCAGCCGCAGACCGACCACGTGTCGCACATGAGCAAGTACCTGCACTTCGGGCAGCTGTCGCCGGTCTACATCGCCCTCCAGGTGCGCGAGCACGCGGACCGGGTGGACGAGAACGTCGAGACCTACCTGGAGGAGCTCATCGTCCGCCGGGAGCTGCCGATGAACTTCGTGTACTACGAGCCGCGCTACGACAGCTACGAGCAGCTGCCCGGCTGGGCCCGGCAGACCCTCGCCGAGCACGCGCGGGACCGGCGCGATCCGCAGTACACCGCGCAGCAGCTGGAGGACGGCCAGACCGACGACCCCTACTGGAACGCCGCGATGGACGAGATGCGCTACGCCGGGTACCTGCACAACTACATGCGGATGTACTGGGGCAAGAAGATCCTCGAGTGGTCGGCCACCCCGGAGGAGGCCTACGCCACCACCCTGCGGCTCAACAACACCTACTTCGTCGACGGCCGCGACGCGAACTCCTACGCGAACGTCGCCTGGGTCTTCGGGCAGCACGACCGCGGCTGGACCGAGCGCACCGTCTTCGGCAAGACCCGGTACATGAACGCCGCGGGCCTGGAGCGGAAGGCCGACCCGCAGGCCTTCGTCGAGAAGGTGGCCCGGACGGTGGCGGCGGCGCAGCAGGCCGGCAGCCGCTCCTGA